A region from the Sphingopyxis lindanitolerans genome encodes:
- the rpoZ gene encoding DNA-directed RNA polymerase subunit omega, translating into MARVTVEDCVDKVPNRFDLVLLSAHRAREISGGSELTIDRDRDKNPVVALREIAEQTVRPVDLGDALVGSLQKVVVDDDDTPDEISSIARSAEALRLTAAAPPRSPAGGGGDFE; encoded by the coding sequence ATGGCCCGCGTTACTGTCGAAGATTGCGTCGACAAGGTTCCCAACCGCTTTGATCTGGTGCTGCTCTCCGCGCATCGCGCCCGCGAAATCTCGGGCGGTTCCGAACTGACGATCGATCGCGACCGCGACAAGAATCCCGTCGTCGCGCTGCGCGAAATCGCCGAGCAGACGGTTCGTCCGGTCGATCTCGGCGACGCGCTCGTCGGCTCGCTTCAGAAGGTTGTCGTCGACGACGACGATACGCCCGATGAAATCAGCTCGATCGCGCGTTCGGCCGAAGCGCTGCGCCTGACCGCCGCGGCGCCGCCGCGCAGCCCGGCCGGCGGTGGCGGCGACTTCGAGTAA
- a CDS encoding tetratricopeptide repeat protein, whose translation MMKHVTLMGVAAVAIAAAAPAQAQDTNVTKRVDRLEKEMRAVQRQVFPGGAPTFFEGEIAPDNTPGERAKAATPVADLTARVDALESQLQTLTGQTEQNAYHLRELEKQFTAYKAEMEQRFAPGAPAADATPASLPITPTTRPATTLASTTSTAPAKKPAVKPASPDAARLALVKKVEIPSTGNEPQDAYNYGFRLWDAKLYPEAETQLKTVVTKWPKSNQASFAQNLLGRAYLDEGKPSLAAVAFYNNYKDRPSGARAPHSLMYMGVALEKLGRKADACKAFRELEDVYGDKAPQDVRTDAAAAKAKAGC comes from the coding sequence ATGATGAAGCATGTCACTCTCATGGGCGTGGCGGCGGTCGCGATTGCGGCGGCCGCGCCGGCACAGGCGCAAGACACCAATGTCACCAAGCGCGTCGATCGGCTCGAAAAGGAAATGCGCGCGGTCCAGCGTCAGGTCTTTCCCGGCGGCGCCCCGACCTTCTTCGAGGGCGAGATCGCACCCGATAACACGCCAGGCGAGCGCGCCAAGGCCGCGACCCCGGTCGCGGACTTGACCGCACGGGTCGATGCGCTGGAATCGCAGCTTCAGACGCTGACCGGCCAGACCGAGCAGAACGCCTATCACCTGCGCGAACTCGAAAAACAATTCACCGCCTATAAGGCCGAGATGGAGCAGCGCTTCGCGCCCGGCGCTCCCGCCGCAGATGCGACGCCCGCGAGCCTTCCCATCACGCCGACAACGCGGCCAGCGACGACGCTCGCCTCAACCACCAGCACAGCCCCAGCAAAAAAGCCGGCCGTCAAGCCCGCGTCACCCGACGCCGCGCGCCTCGCCCTCGTCAAGAAGGTCGAAATCCCCTCGACGGGCAACGAGCCGCAGGATGCCTATAATTATGGCTTTCGCCTGTGGGACGCGAAACTCTATCCCGAAGCGGAAACCCAGCTCAAGACCGTCGTGACCAAATGGCCGAAGAGCAACCAGGCAAGCTTCGCCCAGAATCTGCTCGGCCGCGCCTATCTCGACGAGGGCAAGCCCAGCCTTGCCGCGGTAGCCTTTTACAATAATTACAAGGATCGGCCGAGCGGGGCCCGCGCGCCGCACAGCCTGATGTATATGGGCGTCGCGCTCGAAAAGCTCGGCCGCAAGGCCGACGCCTGCAAGGCGTTCCGCGAACTTGAAGATGTTTACGGCGACAAAGCGCCCCAGGATGTCCGCACCGATGCAGCCGCCGCAAAAGCAAAAGCAGGCTGCTGA
- a CDS encoding class I SAM-dependent methyltransferase: protein MTNPRAQAQSNVAPIRKLREKLKRFFGPWGMFVKGFVKHPVMVGSIVPSSPTLIRHMLRPVDWQNTKLFVEYGPGVGTFCRPVLERMAGDATLIAIDTNPDFIDYLRKDIRDSRFIAVHGSAADVEQIVRAHGFEQADYVLSGLPFSTLPAGIGPAIAAATHRVLRPGGAFLVYQFRARARDFLAEHFRRIDNAFEWVNVPPCFLFWGWKD from the coding sequence ATGACCAATCCTCGGGCGCAGGCCCAATCGAACGTCGCGCCGATCCGCAAGCTTCGCGAGAAGCTGAAACGCTTTTTCGGCCCGTGGGGCATGTTCGTGAAGGGCTTCGTCAAGCATCCGGTCATGGTGGGGTCGATCGTTCCGTCGTCGCCGACGCTGATCCGCCACATGCTGCGCCCGGTCGACTGGCAGAATACGAAATTGTTCGTCGAATATGGCCCCGGCGTCGGCACCTTCTGCCGCCCGGTGCTCGAACGCATGGCGGGCGACGCGACATTGATCGCGATCGACACCAACCCCGATTTCATCGACTATCTGCGAAAGGACATCCGCGACAGCCGCTTCATCGCGGTTCATGGCTCGGCCGCCGATGTCGAGCAGATCGTTCGCGCGCACGGCTTCGAGCAGGCCGACTATGTGCTGTCGGGCTTGCCCTTCTCAACCTTGCCCGCGGGCATTGGCCCAGCGATCGCCGCGGCGACGCACCGCGTGCTGCGCCCGGGCGGCGCTTTCCTCGTCTATCAATTCCGCGCCCGCGCCCGCGATTTCCTTGCCGAACATTTCCGGCGCATCGACAATGCGTTCGAGTGGGTGAACGTCCCGCCTTGCTTCCTGTTCTGGGGCTGGAAAGACTAG
- the ftsH gene encoding ATP-dependent zinc metalloprotease FtsH yields the protein MQDDKEPQGNPWMKSVMIWSGILLAMLLVASIFGGAAQPTGNTLAYSEFRQKVQEGAVKQVVLSEDRVTGELTNGDRFTANIVRDPELLKMLNDNNVKYDGKPTETGNIWVYLLIQSLPFLLILGIAFFVFRQVQKNNGSGAMGFGKSRAKMLTEKQGRVTFDDVAGIDEAREELEEIVEFLKDPTKFSKLGGQIPKGALLVGSPGTGKTLLARAIAGEAGVPFFTISGSDFVEMFVGVGASRVRDMFEQAKRNAPCIVFIDEIDAVGRHRGAGLGNGNDEREQTLNQLLVEMDGFEANEGIIIVAATNRPDVLDPALLRPGRFDRQVVVPRPDIEGRQKILEVHTRKKPLAPDVDLRRVARGTPGFSGADLANLCNEAALLAARKGKRLIASDEFEEAKDKVMMGAERRSMVMTEDEKKATAYHEAGHALVSLHVEGNDPLHKVTIIPRGRALGVTWNLPERDRYSTNMKQMKARLALCFGGRIAEQLIYGKDELNTGASNDIQQATDMARSMVMEYGMSDKLGWLRYRDNQDEVFLGHSVSRAQNMSEETAKLIDAEVRRLVEEGENVARKVLTDNLDQLHLLAGALLEYETLSGEESKRAIKGEDIGRENDQDKHGNPVQGHAGGLPQIKRKPRPFGGANPQGV from the coding sequence ATGCAGGACGACAAGGAGCCGCAGGGCAACCCCTGGATGAAGAGCGTGATGATCTGGAGCGGCATTCTGCTTGCCATGCTCCTCGTCGCCTCGATTTTCGGGGGCGCGGCACAGCCGACCGGCAATACGCTCGCCTATTCCGAATTCCGGCAGAAGGTGCAGGAAGGCGCGGTCAAGCAGGTCGTGCTGTCGGAGGATCGCGTCACTGGCGAATTGACCAATGGCGACCGCTTCACCGCCAATATCGTACGCGATCCCGAACTGCTCAAAATGCTCAACGACAATAATGTCAAATATGACGGCAAGCCGACCGAGACCGGCAATATCTGGGTCTATCTCCTGATCCAGTCGCTGCCCTTCCTGCTGATCCTGGGCATCGCTTTCTTCGTTTTTCGCCAGGTGCAGAAAAACAACGGCTCGGGCGCGATGGGCTTTGGCAAGTCGCGCGCCAAGATGCTGACCGAAAAGCAGGGCCGCGTGACCTTCGACGATGTCGCCGGCATCGACGAGGCGCGTGAGGAACTTGAGGAAATCGTCGAATTCCTGAAAGACCCAACCAAATTCTCGAAGCTCGGCGGCCAGATTCCGAAGGGCGCTTTGCTCGTCGGATCCCCCGGCACCGGCAAGACCTTGCTCGCCCGCGCGATCGCGGGCGAGGCTGGCGTGCCTTTCTTCACCATTTCGGGCTCGGACTTCGTCGAGATGTTCGTCGGCGTCGGCGCCAGCCGCGTCCGCGACATGTTCGAACAGGCCAAGCGCAACGCGCCGTGCATCGTCTTCATCGACGAGATCGACGCGGTCGGCCGCCATCGCGGCGCCGGGCTCGGCAATGGCAATGACGAGCGCGAGCAGACACTGAACCAGCTGCTCGTCGAGATGGACGGCTTCGAGGCGAACGAAGGCATCATCATCGTTGCCGCGACCAACCGCCCCGACGTCCTCGACCCCGCGCTGCTGCGTCCGGGCCGCTTCGATCGCCAGGTCGTCGTGCCGCGCCCCGATATCGAGGGTCGCCAGAAGATCCTCGAGGTCCACACGCGCAAAAAGCCGCTCGCGCCCGACGTCGACCTGCGCCGTGTCGCCCGCGGCACCCCCGGCTTCTCGGGCGCCGACCTCGCCAATCTTTGCAACGAAGCCGCGCTGCTCGCGGCGCGCAAGGGCAAGCGCCTGATCGCGTCGGACGAGTTCGAGGAAGCGAAGGACAAGGTCATGATGGGCGCCGAGCGCCGTTCGATGGTCATGACCGAGGACGAGAAGAAGGCGACCGCCTATCACGAGGCCGGCCACGCGCTCGTCTCGCTCCACGTCGAGGGTAACGACCCGCTGCATAAGGTCACGATCATTCCGCGCGGCCGCGCGCTGGGAGTGACGTGGAATCTGCCCGAACGCGACCGTTATTCGACCAATATGAAGCAGATGAAGGCGCGCCTCGCGCTCTGCTTCGGCGGCCGCATCGCCGAACAGCTCATCTACGGCAAGGACGAGCTCAACACCGGCGCCTCGAACGATATCCAGCAGGCGACCGACATGGCGCGCTCGATGGTCATGGAATATGGCATGTCCGACAAGCTCGGCTGGCTGCGCTATCGCGACAATCAGGACGAGGTGTTCCTCGGCCACAGCGTGTCGCGCGCTCAGAATATGTCGGAAGAGACCGCCAAGCTGATCGACGCCGAGGTTCGCCGCCTCGTCGAGGAAGGCGAGAATGTCGCGCGCAAGGTGCTGACCGACAATCTCGACCAGCTTCACCTGCTCGCCGGCGCGCTCCTCGAATATGAGACGCTGTCGGGCGAGGAGTCGAAGCGCGCGATCAAGGGCGAGGATATCGGCCGCGAAAATGATCAGGACAAGCACGGCAACCCGGTTCAGGGCCATGCCGGCGGCCTGCCGCAGATCAAGCGCAAGCCGCGCCCGTTCGGCGGCGCCAACCCGCAAGGCGTCTGA
- a CDS encoding phospholipase D-like domain-containing protein, whose amino-acid sequence MTEPDAAAGTLDMLKADVAGHRLEVIFDGQRRLERLLALIGGAIRSIDLTIYIFEDDSAGKQILGAMTAAAQRGVRVRAIIDSFGSGDISDHFFAPLRAAGGSVIFFSRRWRSSYLVRNHQKLLLIDGEVGVTGGFNIADPYLSRNQAHCWFDLGVVVRGPVVADMVRWFEALHQYTVHDDGKLLMLRRLIREWPVNGKPLSWLVGGPTQRLSPWARMVRGDLVGARRLDMAMAYFSPGQGMLRRLGRVARTGQARFMMAAKSDNPATIGASRLLYGYLLRQKATIWEYQPCRLHMKLIIIDDVVHVGTANFDMRSLFLNVEGMLRIADADFAQQMRAFLDGLEGDCEIVTAASHKARASWLTRLRWTLAWFVVGVADYTVTRRLNFGLGEIDPETEI is encoded by the coding sequence ATGACCGAGCCCGATGCAGCCGCCGGCACCCTCGATATGTTGAAGGCGGACGTCGCGGGCCATCGGCTGGAGGTCATCTTCGACGGCCAACGGCGACTCGAACGACTGCTCGCGCTGATCGGCGGCGCGATCCGCAGCATCGACCTGACCATATATATCTTCGAGGACGACAGCGCCGGGAAACAAATTCTCGGCGCGATGACCGCGGCGGCGCAGCGCGGCGTGCGCGTGCGCGCGATCATCGACAGCTTCGGGTCGGGCGACATATCCGACCATTTCTTCGCGCCGCTCCGCGCCGCCGGCGGCAGCGTCATCTTCTTCTCGCGGCGCTGGCGGTCGAGCTATCTCGTCCGCAATCACCAGAAGCTGCTGCTGATCGACGGCGAAGTTGGCGTGACCGGCGGCTTCAACATCGCCGACCCCTATCTCAGCCGCAACCAAGCGCATTGCTGGTTCGATCTTGGCGTCGTCGTTCGCGGGCCCGTGGTCGCGGACATGGTCCGATGGTTCGAGGCGCTTCACCAATATACGGTTCATGACGACGGCAAACTGCTGATGCTGCGCCGGCTGATCCGCGAATGGCCTGTCAATGGCAAGCCGCTGTCCTGGCTGGTCGGCGGGCCGACGCAGCGCCTGTCGCCCTGGGCGCGGATGGTGCGCGGCGACCTGGTGGGGGCGAGGCGGCTCGACATGGCGATGGCCTATTTCTCGCCCGGCCAGGGCATGTTGCGACGGCTCGGCCGGGTTGCGCGGACGGGACAGGCGCGCTTCATGATGGCGGCAAAGTCGGACAATCCCGCCACGATCGGCGCATCGCGGCTGCTATACGGCTATCTGCTCCGCCAGAAAGCGACGATCTGGGAATATCAGCCGTGTCGGTTGCATATGAAGCTGATCATTATCGACGATGTCGTCCATGTCGGCACCGCCAATTTCGACATGCGCAGCCTGTTCCTGAACGTCGAGGGGATGCTGCGCATCGCCGACGCGGACTTCGCGCAGCAGATGCGCGCGTTTCTGGACGGACTGGAGGGCGATTGCGAGATCGTCACCGCGGCAAGCCACAAGGCACGCGCAAGCTGGCTGACGCGGCTGCGCTGGACGCTCGCCTGGTTCGTCGTCGGCGTCGCCGATTATACGGTGACGCGGCGACTGAATTTCGGACTCGGCGAGATCGATCCCGAGACGGAAATCTAG
- a CDS encoding MFS transporter, translating into MTEKGNEVSANSRSIPADRMAVLFAVMLVAAAGNTAMQSILPAIGAKLRIPDVWVSLAFSWSALLWVLTAPYWARQSDKRGRKVLMARGIIGFFLSMALCGMALWAGLSGWLAASTTFILFALFRSLYGGFGSASPPAVQAYVAARTDPEERTQALSLVSSSFGLGTVIGPAVAPFFILPVFGLAGPLLVFALIGLIVLIMLRWRLPDDVPRFAARGAIASYPLSAGPAEPTAEDENEGEPRTQETLGWRDKRVRPWLFAGFFGGQAQAMMLGVIGFLILDRLHLRLKPDEGAAITGIVLMGGAFATLLSQWGLIPLLKMTPRTTVLYGAAFGAVGIVMTGLAHDLHAIVIGFAFASLGFGLFRPGFTAGASLSVSRRDQGSVAGMTASINGSAYIISPAIGVLLYNWHAMAAYGLMAAFCLWLVVWGWSALRQDQPAT; encoded by the coding sequence ATGACCGAAAAGGGGAATGAGGTGTCGGCCAATTCGCGTTCGATTCCCGCCGACCGCATGGCGGTGCTGTTCGCCGTCATGCTTGTCGCCGCCGCGGGAAATACCGCGATGCAGTCGATTCTTCCGGCGATCGGCGCCAAGCTTCGCATTCCGGACGTCTGGGTCAGCCTGGCGTTCAGCTGGTCGGCGCTGCTTTGGGTGCTCACCGCACCTTATTGGGCGCGCCAGTCGGACAAGCGCGGACGCAAGGTGCTGATGGCGCGCGGAATCATCGGTTTCTTCCTGTCGATGGCGCTATGCGGCATGGCCTTGTGGGCAGGCCTGTCGGGCTGGCTCGCCGCCAGCACGACCTTCATCCTCTTCGCACTGTTCCGCAGCCTCTACGGTGGCTTCGGTTCGGCGTCCCCGCCAGCGGTGCAGGCCTATGTCGCCGCGCGCACCGACCCCGAGGAACGCACGCAGGCGCTTTCGCTGGTCTCGTCATCCTTCGGCCTCGGAACCGTCATCGGACCCGCGGTCGCGCCTTTCTTCATCCTGCCGGTTTTCGGTCTCGCCGGACCGCTTCTCGTCTTCGCGCTGATCGGCCTCATCGTCCTCATCATGCTGCGCTGGCGCCTTCCCGACGACGTGCCCCGCTTTGCCGCGCGCGGCGCGATCGCCTCCTACCCGCTTTCCGCGGGCCCGGCCGAACCGACCGCCGAGGACGAAAATGAAGGCGAGCCCAGGACGCAGGAGACGCTCGGCTGGCGCGACAAGCGGGTTCGCCCTTGGCTATTCGCAGGCTTTTTCGGCGGCCAGGCGCAGGCGATGATGCTGGGCGTCATCGGCTTCCTCATTCTCGATCGGCTGCATCTGCGGTTGAAACCTGATGAAGGCGCCGCGATCACCGGGATCGTGCTGATGGGAGGCGCCTTTGCGACCTTGCTCTCGCAATGGGGGCTGATCCCGCTGCTCAAGATGACGCCGCGCACGACCGTGCTTTACGGCGCCGCCTTTGGCGCGGTCGGTATCGTCATGACAGGGCTGGCGCACGATCTGCACGCCATCGTCATCGGCTTTGCTTTCGCATCGCTCGGTTTCGGCCTCTTTCGGCCCGGCTTCACCGCGGGCGCGTCGCTATCGGTTTCGCGCCGCGATCAGGGCAGCGTCGCGGGTATGACCGCGTCGATCAACGGGTCGGCCTATATCATCTCGCCCGCGATCGGCGTGCTGCTCTACAACTGGCACGCGATGGCGGCTTACGGCCTGATGGCGGCTTTTTGCCTCTGGCTGGTGGTGTGGGGCTGGTCCGCGCTGCGGCAGGACCAGCCTGCCACCTAA
- a CDS encoding helix-turn-helix domain-containing protein yields the protein MADDETAPEQGELAITRTGDKLRLAREAAGLSLADVAARTRITQRHLEAIEKSDFSELPGRTYVTGFARAYARAIDLPEAEVGASIRRELEEDQYGARPAYEAYEPTDPARLPTARLTWTLVIVALLLVSAYGVWRFLSVEPDEALIAAQNQAAEESEAPATTAAPVAAPAKAGTPIAANAPVVLTGVSEVWIGFDDAQGKTENWRTLDPGETYEVPAAYIEQFTLRTSIPQALKVTVGGRDVGPIGPADTLVKGISLKPADLVARGGGSAGTSAPASTAAPKTGR from the coding sequence ATGGCAGACGACGAAACCGCCCCCGAGCAGGGCGAGTTGGCGATCACGCGCACCGGCGACAAGCTGAGGTTGGCGCGCGAGGCCGCTGGCCTGTCGCTCGCCGACGTGGCGGCGCGCACGCGAATTACCCAAAGGCATCTTGAGGCCATTGAAAAGTCCGATTTCTCGGAGCTTCCGGGCCGGACCTATGTGACCGGCTTCGCGCGCGCTTATGCCCGCGCGATCGACCTTCCCGAGGCGGAGGTTGGGGCGTCGATCCGCCGCGAGCTCGAAGAGGATCAATATGGCGCACGTCCGGCCTATGAAGCTTATGAGCCGACCGATCCGGCGCGTCTGCCCACCGCGCGGCTGACCTGGACGCTCGTCATCGTCGCGCTGCTGCTCGTCTCGGCCTATGGCGTCTGGCGTTTCCTGTCGGTCGAACCCGACGAAGCGCTGATCGCGGCGCAGAACCAGGCGGCCGAGGAGTCCGAAGCCCCGGCCACCACCGCCGCGCCGGTGGCGGCACCGGCGAAGGCCGGGACCCCGATCGCGGCCAACGCGCCGGTCGTGCTGACCGGCGTGTCGGAAGTGTGGATCGGCTTCGACGATGCGCAGGGCAAGACCGAGAATTGGCGGACGCTCGATCCGGGCGAAACCTATGAGGTGCCGGCCGCCTATATCGAACAGTTCACGCTTCGCACCAGCATCCCGCAGGCGCTGAAAGTCACCGTGGGCGGCCGCGATGTCGGCCCGATCGGCCCCGCCGACACGCTGGTCAAGGGCATCTCGCTGAAACCCGCCGACCTCGTCGCGCGCGGCGGCGGCAGCGCCGGAACGAGCGCCCCGGCATCGACGGCTGCGCCCAAAACCGGGCGCTGA
- the tilS gene encoding tRNA lysidine(34) synthetase TilS, whose product MSAPMQPPQKQKQAADSSEAVERLARDLAALAGADWQRLHYGVAVSGGPDSMALLWLMATLLPGQVRAATVDHGLRKGSDEEARMVAGFCAREHIPHDTLRPPTPIRGSQQAAARAERYRLLETWRQAHDIAHILTAHHADDQLETIVMRLNRASGVGGLAAIRARNGSILRPLLHWRRDDLMRIAFDNDIPFVDDPSNADDRFDRARLRHALRAQTTLDVEAAARSARWLAEADEAIDWAVERLIASWPDASDIAVIRDEGYPPEMLRRVVTQRLRANDPGLALRGASLDGVIAAMKEGRRAMVGALLIDAVPGLARTIWRISAAPRRKARK is encoded by the coding sequence ATGTCCGCACCGATGCAGCCGCCGCAAAAGCAAAAGCAGGCTGCTGACAGCAGCGAGGCCGTCGAACGGCTCGCGCGCGACCTCGCCGCGCTCGCCGGGGCGGACTGGCAGCGACTGCATTATGGCGTCGCGGTCTCGGGCGGCCCCGACAGCATGGCGCTGCTCTGGCTGATGGCGACGCTGCTGCCCGGTCAGGTTCGGGCGGCGACGGTCGATCATGGGCTGCGCAAGGGGTCGGACGAGGAAGCCCGCATGGTTGCGGGCTTCTGCGCGCGCGAGCATATTCCGCATGACACGCTGCGTCCGCCGACGCCGATCCGGGGATCGCAACAGGCGGCGGCGCGCGCCGAGCGCTATCGCCTGCTCGAAACATGGCGCCAGGCGCATGATATCGCGCATATCCTGACCGCGCATCATGCCGACGACCAGCTCGAAACGATCGTCATGCGGCTCAATCGCGCCAGCGGGGTCGGCGGACTTGCGGCGATCCGCGCGCGCAACGGCTCCATTCTGCGCCCGCTGCTGCACTGGCGCCGCGACGATCTGATGCGGATCGCGTTCGATAACGACATTCCCTTTGTCGATGATCCGTCGAACGCCGACGACCGGTTCGACCGCGCGCGGCTGCGCCATGCGCTGCGCGCCCAGACCACGCTCGACGTCGAGGCGGCGGCGCGTTCGGCGCGCTGGCTTGCCGAAGCCGACGAAGCGATCGACTGGGCCGTCGAACGGCTGATCGCCTCCTGGCCCGATGCCTCCGATATCGCGGTGATCCGCGACGAAGGCTATCCGCCCGAGATGCTCCGCCGCGTCGTCACCCAGCGGCTGCGCGCCAACGACCCCGGACTCGCGCTGCGCGGCGCCTCGCTCGACGGCGTGATCGCCGCGATGAAAGAGGGTCGGCGCGCGATGGTCGGCGCGCTGTTGATCGACGCGGTTCCCGGTCTCGCGCGCACCATCTGGCGCATTTCCGCGGCGCCACGACGGAAAGCCCGAAAATAG
- a CDS encoding DUF3800 domain-containing protein, which yields MTIYCDESGGLNTGVMTFAAVMLTPDTAAAIHARFRAVTGLRGELKGSRISLTERAYLLELFDRAGGRAWVAVAKRDRLAPPADGRLATDLALYTALLDLAVSSWLPETGGVCTDVVIDDGRYDPVILAGVRATIQDGLAGWGQASLADSRRSDGVQIADVIANSLFNVEIGSPRAHRISVILEPLRTSRALRIAELTTLL from the coding sequence ATGACGATCTATTGTGACGAATCGGGCGGGCTCAACACAGGAGTCATGACCTTCGCGGCCGTGATGCTCACGCCCGACACCGCCGCGGCGATCCATGCCCGCTTCCGCGCCGTCACCGGACTGCGCGGCGAGCTCAAGGGCAGCCGGATCAGCCTGACCGAGCGCGCCTATCTGCTCGAACTCTTCGACCGCGCGGGCGGGCGGGCGTGGGTCGCGGTGGCGAAACGCGACCGCCTCGCGCCGCCTGCCGATGGCAGGCTCGCGACCGACCTTGCGCTCTATACCGCTCTGCTCGATCTCGCGGTAAGCAGTTGGCTTCCCGAAACGGGCGGCGTCTGCACCGACGTCGTGATCGACGACGGCCGCTACGACCCGGTGATCCTGGCCGGGGTGCGCGCGACGATCCAGGACGGTCTCGCCGGTTGGGGCCAGGCCTCGCTTGCCGACAGCCGGCGCTCGGACGGCGTGCAGATCGCCGACGTGATCGCGAACAGCCTGTTCAACGTCGAAATCGGGTCGCCACGCGCGCACCGCATCAGCGTCATCCTCGAACCGTTGCGTACATCGCGCGCGCTTCGCATCGCGGAACTGACGACGCTTCTATAA